The Pyxidicoccus sp. MSG2 DNA segment GTGGCGGACGCCTACAACCTGCCGCGCGGCCGGGGCGTGGTGGTGACGGAAGTGGCGGAGGGCGGACCGGGCGAGCGAGCGGGCCTGCAGGCCGGGGACGTCATCGTCGGCCTGGACGCGCGAAGCGTGTCGCGGGCCCACACCCTGCGCTGGCAGGTGGCCGCCCGGGGCGTGGGCCGCCCCGTGCGCCTCAAGGTCCACCGCCTGGGCCGGCCCATGAAGGTGACGGTGAAGCTGGAGGAGATGCCGGCCGAGGAAGCGCCGGCTCCCACCCTGGCCGCCAGCACGCCGCAGCGCCAGCCCACCCGGGGACAGTCGGTGCTGGAGGACCTGCTGTCGCCCGTGCCCCGCACCAAGGCCTTCCTGGGGCCCCCTGCCTCGCAGGAAGGGGACGAGGACGCCGACGGTTCAGGGGACGGCGCACCCATGCCCTGACGGGGGGCGGGCCCCTCGGGGGCTCCCGGCATTCTCCGGCCTCCTTGCGTTCGGGTTGCATGGGCGCTAGACAGTGCGCCTTTTTCCGTACCCGGCGGCGGGTTCCACCTCGGTGTGGCGCCGCGATTCCGCATCGTTCGCAGGAGAGTTCCAGATGGCCGAGGCTCAGACGACGAAGCTCACCCATTGGCCGCGCACCGCCAAGGGCAGTGGCAAGAAGGCGTGCACGGTTGAGGGCTGCAAGCGCCCCTACCGCGCCAAGAGCTACTGCTTCTTCCACTTCAAGAAGTGGCGGCAGGGCGAGCTGCCCCACTCCCGTTACCGCACCTGCTCCAAGGCCGACTGCCGCGTGAAGACGATGAAGGCGGGCCTGTGCGAGAAGCACTACGGCGAGACGTACAAGAAGGAAGCGGCGGCCTAGGCCGTCGTCCCTTCGCAGTCCCGCGGCGCCGGGGCATCCCCACTCTCAGGGTGAGGTGCCCCGCGCCACCGCGCGTCCCAGGTGCTTGAAGGCCGTGAGCCACAGCTCCGCCTCGCGCTGGGTGAGCCGCGAACGCATCAACGTCAGCTCCAGCTCGTTCAGCACGTGCTCCGGCGCCTGGGGGTTGAGGAACTCCGCCTTGAGCAGCACCTCGTTCATGCGCGCCGCCAGCGCGTTGAGCGTGCCGATGCGCGCGCCTTCCACCGACGCCTGCGCGACGGGGAGCGCGGCCGGCTCCAGCCCCTGACGGTGGCAGAGGTAGAGCAGCACCGCCGCGGACTGCGCCAGGTTCATGGACGGCTGCACGTCGGACGTGGGGATGACGAGCACGTCGGTGCAGCGCGCCAGCTCCTCGTCGGACATGCCCCGCTGCTCGCCGCCGAACACCAGCGCCACGCGCCCGCGCTCGCTCTCCTCCGCCAGCTTCCGGACAGCCTCCTCCGGCGTCAGGGCGGTGCGCCCCTTGAGCTGGGTGCGAGACGTGGTGCCGACGGCATACACGCAGTCCTTCAGCGCCTCTGGCAGATCGCGC contains these protein-coding regions:
- a CDS encoding vegetative protein, with amino-acid sequence MAEAQTTKLTHWPRTAKGSGKKACTVEGCKRPYRAKSYCFFHFKKWRQGELPHSRYRTCSKADCRVKTMKAGLCEKHYGETYKKEAAA
- a CDS encoding RNA methyltransferase; this translates as MRPGEYLTVVLHQTRSPDNLGAVARVMANFGFSRLILSDPATYSFRGAERLAVKGDAVLERMAVARDLPEALKDCVYAVGTTSRTQLKGRTALTPEEAVRKLAEESERGRVALVFGGEQRGMSDEELARCTDVLVIPTSDVQPSMNLAQSAAVLLYLCHRQGLEPAALPVAQASVEGARIGTLNALAARMNEVLLKAEFLNPQAPEHVLNELELTLMRSRLTQREAELWLTAFKHLGRAVARGTSP